The sequence CAATCGCTCGCGCAATGCCGGATCGTTGCGGCCGATCGCGGCGAGCGCGTAGTCCAGGGCATCGCCGGTGACCCGCCAGAAGTCCGCATGGCGCTGCATCAGGCTGCGCAGCCAGGTGTACTGAAGCTGCTTGTCACGCCATAACGTCGACAGCTTATCGGCATCGTCTCCCAGCGCATCACGACAGCGGGCGGCGGCGGCGTGTACGTCGAACAGGGTGCCATACGCATCGAACACACAGGCTTCAATACCAGCAAGACGGGATACGGCCATCAAACCTCCTCTGTATACATGCACTCAACGATATCGCCTTGCGATAAGTATAGGCAAACCCGACTCGGTTACGGGGGATTACCCAGTGCAGGGTGGGTCGAGACACCACGATTTTCCCTCGTGGCCGTGACCCCGGCGAGAGTCGCGTTAGAATATCGACCTCAAAGAGTCGAGGAACGTGGAGTTCTCATGCCTCCCAGAACCTTATCGTCCGGTGTCATCGTCGTTCGCCATCAGGCGGGGCAGCTTCGCTTTCTGCTGTTGCGTGCCTACCAGCACTGGGATTTTCCCAAGGGTTTGGTGGAGGCGGGGGAGTCGCCGATCGAGGCCGCCTGCCGTGAAGTCGCCGAGGAGACGACGCTGACGGAGCTGGTCTTCCGCTGGGGGGAGGAGTATGTCGAAACCGGTCCCTATTGGCGCAACAAGGTGGCGCGCTACTACCTGGCCGAGGCGCCCGCCGGCGAGGTCAGCCTGCCCGTCAATCCCGACCTGGGGCGTCCGGAGCACGAGGAGTTTCGGTGGGTGACGCGCAAGGAGGCGGACGAACTCATCCGTCCGCGGGTTGCACGGGTCTTGTATTGGGCGCTACAGCACCTTGAGTGCGACCGGTAGGCTATTGCGCAGCGCTATAGGCAAAGCGGTTGCCGCCCAATACCTCGCCGGCGCTGTTCACCACCGAAACCTTCCAGTCCCCGCTCCAGCCGGGCACCAGGTTCTTGCTCGACCAGACGCGCCAGCGCGGTCCACCGACATCGAATGTCACCTCGGCGATCACCGCGTCGTTGTAGCTCCACCGATGGGTGATGCTCTGTCCGGCCATGCCCAGCAGCTCGGTATAGTAGTAAACGCGATCGATCGCGGTCGTCAGCTCGGTGATGCTGTCAACGGGCTCACGTTCGACGACACCGGTGGTGAAGGCGGAGCGGGCGATACGCCCGCCTTGCGCCTGGCTTTCCATGGCCTGTAGTTCGGCCGATAGTGTTGGGGCTGCGCTGACAGCCTGTTCGGCATTGACGGGAAGCGCAGTCAGCGCCCCAAGGATGAGAAGGAATCCACTGCGCATGATCGGGTCCTTGTTATGAAGGTGAAATCGAAATAGATCATTTAACGGTCACGGCCCAGTGCTGTCCGTGACCTTCTTCTCAGTGCCGCCGTCCCTCCCGGCACTCGACGAGCTGTGCAAGTATCAGTCCGTAGAAGGGCGTTCCCGTCCCCTCGTAGCGCCACCCCAAATGAACTCCACAGCCCGCACAAAGCGCAATACGCCAGGCGTAACCGGCGAACCAGGAGTGCTCGCCGATCGCGGGGCCGTACAATCGGCTATCCACCGCGTCCCCAAAACAGCCGATCTCGAAGAGATGTCCCTGGGGGTTGATGAATCGATGCCGATGATGTCCAGCGCGGCGGGTGCGCGCCTCAAGTTCTGTGACGCGATGCGAGCAGGCACGACAGCAGAGGTAGGCACCTTCTTTTTCACTGGAATCCTGCCGGGGGTCAAAGAGCGCATCCGTACCGGCTCTGCCCAGGCGGTCGAGCAAGCGCCAGGTGGGATGATCAGCGGTGCTCACGTCGCAGGATCATAACAGCGGTTGGAGGTGGGGCCACACGTTGTCCAGAAGGCGGGGTTGCGCGCTAAGCGTCGGGTGTATGCCATCGGATTGCATCATCCCCGGCTGCGCGGCCACCCCTTCCAGCAGAAACGGCACCAATGCGGTATTGTGCTGCTGCGCCAACTCGGGGAACAGGGAGCGGAACCCTTCGGTGTATCGCTTGCCATAATTGGGTGGCAGCTGTATGC is a genomic window of Pseudomonadota bacterium containing:
- a CDS encoding NUDIX domain-containing protein, whose product is MPPRTLSSGVIVVRHQAGQLRFLLLRAYQHWDFPKGLVEAGESPIEAACREVAEETTLTELVFRWGEEYVETGPYWRNKVARYYLAEAPAGEVSLPVNPDLGRPEHEEFRWVTRKEADELIRPRVARVLYWALQHLECDR
- a CDS encoding DUF2914 domain-containing protein, producing the protein MRSGFLLILGALTALPVNAEQAVSAAPTLSAELQAMESQAQGGRIARSAFTTGVVEREPVDSITELTTAIDRVYYYTELLGMAGQSITHRWSYNDAVIAEVTFDVGGPRWRVWSSKNLVPGWSGDWKVSVVNSAGEVLGGNRFAYSAAQ